In Cryptococcus gattii WM276 chromosome A, complete sequence, one genomic interval encodes:
- a CDS encoding uncharacterized protein (Similar to TIGR gene model, INSD accession AAW41113.1) produces the protein MADCITIAPELSFKDQITELAAHLSRSLPNADNQVAVKEFVQGYENQVATEEGKDDVEDAKKKQVVKSIVDKFVELKGGLEAAKESEVESSHFLLQHVLSTTFDQASEEYAQAVKDVNEAVKKGAQETAKITRAEAASRVLKNTYNFLPSNSPIRPSTLLDLMSLLASTLDLSALPLPTSTLLPAISSWSIPSSEKVSFLTTASGLYQSTGNLAKALELLTLALKESVEPTVVEKAVLLALAVPNRFELDDVLAVQGAKEQLGKVQGVAELFEGDEVEAIEKGKKWAAENVSLIEGAGIPGFTSETILRKLRLIALVALCAKSETRQLEYAPIAKALAIEESEVETWVIDAVRSKLIVARISQPQSLIRIQSISSITESSRRFGPNEWQLLEKRLEQWKKSVNEAKQVVEEAELVAQQGLGQQRRGGKRREEKKEKEEKEEQE, from the exons ATGGCCGACTGCATAACCATAGCTCCAGAGCTCTCCTTCAAGGACCAG ATCACAGAGCTCGCTGCTCACCTTTCTAGGTCATTGCCCAATGCCGACAACCAAGTCGCTGTGAAGGAGTTTGTGCAGGGATACGAAAACCAGGTGGCCAcagaggaagggaaggatgatgtggaagacgcgaagaagaagcaggTTGTGAAGAGCATTGTGGACAAGTTTGTCGAGTTGAAGGGTGGGCTTGAGGCTGCCAAGGAGTCTG AGGTCGAGAGCTCCCACTTTTTATTACAACATGTCCTTTCAACCACTTTTGACCAAGCGTCAGAAGAGTATGCTCAGGCGGTTAAGGATGTCAACGAGGCTGTTAAGAAGGGCGCGCAAGAGACCGCCAAGATCACAAGGGCCGAGGCTGCTTCTCGAGT TCTCAAAAACACCTACAACTTCCTTCCTTCAAACTCTCCTATCCGACCTTCGACCCTTCTCGATTTGATGTCGCTCCTCGCCTCTACCCTAGACTTGTCTGCTCTTCCCCTCCCTACATCAACCCTCCTCCCCGCTATCTCTTCATGGtccatcccttcttccGAAAAGGTGTCTTTCCTCACAACTGCCTCTGGCCTCTATCAATCCACCGGCAACCTCGCCAAGGCGCTTGAGCTTCTCACCCTTGCTTTGAAGGAGTCTGTCGAGCCTACTGTTGTGGAGAAGGCTGTTTTGCTCGCCTTAGCTGTCCCTAACCGGTTTGAATTGGATGATGTGCTTGCCGTGCAGGGCGCTAAGGAGCAGCTTGGGAAGGTCCAGGGTGTGGCCGAGTTATTTGAGGGCGATGAGGTTGAGGCTATTgagaagggcaagaagTGGGCGGCGGAGAACGTTTCTTTGATCGAGGGTGCTG GTATTCCTGGGTTCACTTCCGAGACGATCTTGAGAAAACTTCGACTTATTGCCCTTGTTGCTCTTTGCGCCAAGAGCGAGACCCGTCAACTCGAATACGCGCCCATCGCCAAGGCTTTGGCTATCGAAGAGTCCGAGGTTGAGACTTGGGTCATTGACG CCGTCCGATCAAAGCTCATTGTCGCCCGAATTTCTCAACCCCAGTCCCTCATCCGCATCCAATCTATTTCCTCAATCACCGAGTCTTCTCGTCGGTTTGGCCCTAATGAATGGCAGCTGCTTGAGAAGCGATTGGAAcagtggaagaagagcgtGAACGAGGCCAAGCAGGTTGTTGAGGAGGCCGAGCTTGTTGCCCAGCAAGGTTTGGGACAGCAGAGGaggggagggaagaggagagaggagaagaaggagaaggaggaaaaggaggagcaggagTAA
- a CDS encoding Hypothetical Protein (Similar to TIGR gene model, INSD accession AAW41109.1), with protein sequence MPDSPGSSQQSETGSTSRRNRHSDRVTRACTFCKARKIKCTGELPKCQNCQRHHRACVYRTEMDRRATDRTAQLKIDELQYRVQELESVLAAQRDYIHISSLAPHNHFLPNHLPSTELLSQEGTDGIESFGTGRLVLSSTGNLHLHPAATFYCPAHVIPEWRQALDTLNNTRSVPLPAYLSPYLPFHTTQAHHRKLVDLAFDCLLCFGPNPLKDKFVDSMDFDPDRRGLYFSPILHLAILGAGWRYCSDPEMLAMYYPKSPIENRGLEYVDKARDMVLQEADTGHLSNMLALMVMTLFYVGQTKDTMAGSCFSECGFHRRS encoded by the exons ATGCCAGACTCTCCGGGAAGCTCCCAGCAATCAGAGACTGGTTCTACCAGTCGCCGTAATCGTCACAGCGATCGGGTCACGAGAGCTTGCACCTTTTGCAAAGCAAGAAAGATCAAATGTACAG GGGAACTGCCTAAATGTCAAAATTGCCAGAGACACCACAGGGCTTGCGTCTACCGCACTGAAATGGACAGAAGAGCCAC AGATCGTACAGCCCAACTAAAGATTGACGAATTACAATATCGAGTGCAAGAGCTCGAATCAGTTCTGGCGGCTCAGCGAGACTATATCCATATTAGCTCCCTTGCGCCCCATAACCATTTTTTGCCTAACCATCTTCCGTCTACAGAATTGCTTAGCCAGGAAGGGACCGATGGAATAGAGTCTTTCGGGACGGGAAGATTAGTTTTGTCATCTACGGGAAATCTGCATCTTCACCCCGCAGCGACATTCTACTGTCCTGCTCATGTTATACCAGAATGGAGACAGGCTCTAGACACCCTCAACAATACACGCTCAGTGCCCTTACCTGCTTATCTTTCCCCCTATCTTCCCTTTCATACTACTCAAGCTCATCATCGGAAGCTGGTCGATTTGGCGTTTGATTGTCTGCTGTGTTTTGGTCCCAATCCTCTCAAAGACAAATTTGTCGATTCTATGGATTTTGACCCAGATCGTCGGGGCTTATACTTCTCTCCAATCCTTCATTTGGCAATCCTCGGGGCTGGCTGGAGATATTGCTCTGATCCTGAGATGTTGGCTATGTATTACCCCAAGTCCCCAATAGAAAATAGGGGTTTAGAGTATGTTGATAAAGCTAGAGATATGGTGTTACAAGAGGCCGATACCGGACATTTGAGTAATATGTTGGCCCTGATGGTGATGACTCTATTCTACGTGGGGCAAACCAAGGA TACAATGGCGGGCTCATGTTTCAGTGAGTGCGGCTTCCATCGACGGAGCTAA
- a CDS encoding Hypothetical protein (Similar to TIGR gene model, INSD accession AAW41110.1; CNA04890), with translation MPQLTEIEVLTYYSSVVCGLLQPGSSSLISVPKVGSRQDVVEDINTESPQNMLDYNVTKKEKKRKGKKDNHDATPAVEPSVKPVDAVIAVAKPKDKEEQSKKKKTKKALDAGRPIAEDLKQNVPAPDDRKGKKQRKGLPQNATTSGQTEPAQTSAHQAPPQLQSTGVMLSKNASEGNKKSTKTKKLDSAAAVSEVPHKKTSKRVDKEGTEGQTPAKVKPRKSEGKEKDGAAPIRDAESAAIETGNGKEPAKAKPRKSKSKDHTAIARIPAAIINSGASNVPSSSSKPSKSATTAPIPESPASPKSITPPRSTTPPRSFSRAPSTPISEEDVLRHLYTHLSSSSGPSVASPPTLSTSEVRKRRRESMVETPLRHKVLSRPMESLGKKRRMSAANEYIDAHEEGEQMMEEVDMLAPPAVSTAIAAEKKEKKDKKKKKDKMSAPLAESSSNPSLAPISDESTGLPNFSELRKKDKKKKKEKKEEKQKEEKEKQEREKIKAKEKGKGKEHGKERKRKSEAFQAEISSPAVAPAVIPVPVTASAPASAPALVSSLSTPTPKPKIPLASSSKKKRRLTEIPIPRLSPSVKSSAAATTAESPTSSKKTKLSQGRIPLGTSPDAAKMHMYASMGIVTPSPGSKGSSKKEKKIGKKGPKWITETPRM, from the coding sequence ATGCCGCAACTGACAGAAATCGAAGTGCTCACGTACTATTCCTCCGTAGTCTGCGGTCTGCTGCAGCCGGGATCCTCGTCCTTAATATCTGTCCCCAAGGTTGGGTCGCGTCAAGATGTTGTTGAAGACATCAACACGGAATCCCCTCAAAATATGCTAGATTACAATGTAacgaagaaggaaaagaagagaaaggggAAAAAGGATAATCATGACGCGACGCCTGCAGTAGAGCCAAGCGTTAAACCCGTGGACGCCGTGATTGCGGTAGCGAAGCCgaaggacaaggaggaACAATcgaaaaagaagaagacgaagaaggcTCTGGATGCCGGTCGCCCCATTGCTGAGGACCTGAAGCAAAACGTACCTGCTCCAGATGATAGAAAGGGGAAAAAGCAACGTAAGGGCTTGCCTCAAAATGCGACGACATCTGGTCAAACGGAGCCTGCACAGACTTCCGCTCACCAAGCACCACCTCAGCTGCAAAGCACAGGTGTAATGCTTTCGAAAAATGCATCAGAGGGAAACAAGAAGTCAACCAAGACGAAGAAGCTAGACTCCGCTGCTGCAGTGTCAGAAGTACCCCATAAAAAAACATCGAAGAGAGTGGACAAGGAAGGAACAGAAGGACAAACCCCTGCCAAGGTCAAGCCTCGGAAGTCagagggaaaggagaaggatggggCTGCTCCAATAAGGGACGCGGAATCTGCTGCGATAGAGACAGGAAATGGAAAAGAACCCGCCAAGGCTAAACCTCGAAAGTCAAAGAGCAAAGATCACACTGCCATTGCTCGTATTCCTGCCGCTATTATTAATTCCGGCGCCTCCAATGTCCCCAGTTCGAGCTCTAAGCCATCAAAATCTGCCACAACGGCGCCCATTCCTGAGTCGCCTGCGTCCCCGAAATCAATAACACCGCCTCGAAGCACAACGCCACCCCGGAGCTTCTCTCGAGCGCCAAGCACGCCTATCTCTGAAGAAGACGTTCTCCGACACCTGTATACCCATCTTTCCAGTAGTTCAGGGCCTTCTGTTGCCTCTCCACCTACTCTATCCACATCTGAGGTTCGAAAACGAAGAAGGGAATCCATGGTTGAGACTCCACTGAGACATAAAGTTTTATCGCGACCAATGGAGAGTttgggaaagaagagacgGATGAGTGCCGCAAATGAATATATAGATGCACACGAGGAGGGCGAGCAAATGATGGAGGAAGTAGACATGCTTGCTCCTCCTGCTGTCTCAACGGCTATTGCTGcagaaaagaaggaaaagaaggacaaaaagaaaaagaaggataaAATGTCTGCTCCGCTTGCCGAGTCATCGTCCAACCCCTCTCTAGCCCCTATATCTGATGAATCCACTGGGCTCCCAAACTTCTCTGAGCTGCGAAAGAAGgataagaagaagaagaaagaaaagaaggaagaaaagcaaaaagaggagaaagagaagcaGGAAAGGGAGAAAATCAAAGCgaaggagaaaggaaaagggaaggagcatggaaaagaaagaaagagaaaatCTGAAGCGTTTCAAGCTGAAATTAGCAGTCCTGCCGTTGCTCCTGCGGTTATCCCTGTACCAGTAACAGCGTCAGCACCCGCATCCGCACCTGCACTCGTATCGTCCCTTTCGACTCCCACTCCAAAGCCGAAGATACCCTTAGCATCTTCTagcaaaaagaagagacgCCTCACGGAAATCCCAATCCCCAGACTATCACCATCTGTCAAATCGTCTGCTGCTGCAACAACTGCCGAATCCCCGACATCATCAAAGAAAACCAAGCTGTCGCAGGGACGCATACCCCTGGGTACCAGCCCTGATGCGGCAAAGATGCATATGTATGCGAGTATGGGTATAGTGACGCCGTCCCCGGGTTCAAAAGGTTCGTcgaaaaaggagaagaagattggGAAAAAGGGCCCAAAATGGATCACGGAGACACCAAGAATGTAG
- a CDS encoding Prefoldin subunit 2, putative (Similar to TIGR gene model, INSD accession AAW41114.1): MPPKAPTNAQEASIIFQRYRTELQNLAQKIGELESEMDEYSLVLSTLRPLKSSEPSRTCYRLIGGTLVKRSVQDVVPTLETTHSGIKEVLDSLVQSYQEKEKEFESWRKEAGIQMPR; this comes from the exons ATGCCTCCCAAGGCTCCTACAAACGCCCAGGAGgcctccatcatcttccaaagATATAGGACTGAGCTTCAAAACCTCGCCCAGAAGATTGGAGAGCTGGAATCGGAGATGGACGAATACTC CTTGGTCCTCTCTACTCTCCGCCCGTTAAAATCATCCGAACCATCACGTACATGCTACCGCCTTATAGGCGGTACCCTCGTCAAGCGCTCTGTGCAAGATGTCGTGCCGACCCTGGAGACAACACATTCTGGTATCAAGGAAGTGTTAGATTCCTTGGTCCAGAGCTATcaggagaaggaaaaggagtTTGAATCGTGGAGGAAGGAGGCGGGCATTCAG ATGCCTAGATGA
- a CDS encoding Retrograde transport, endosome to Golgi-related protein, putative (Similar to TIGR gene model, INSD accession AAW41112.1): protein MDPLSPPDDINAGWTSPTTSLRFNQPSAADGTPPASANYSNRNASASENANGFGTYTSQGPGGGAVGGDVGAGYREPVVFGAPGMGLVSPPPESQSQQETAAGPAQQERNVPRVYLRVRIGTLERNKKDLLIRFDASTNLSTYNNGMYRNMQRSYVEFQKFAEQLSLVCPQTIIPALPLPSTSASTDEEDDRLVRIALQRWFSRVCEDPVLMREDEVRSFIESNFGYSPIPPPTVKRTQTNVLSALTKVVRRGPLDEDDELSSAKIALDKLEERYGHAATCISHVGKARRQLANSNAELGAKMVSLSTVESEPSLAGAERKIGRAWEQVSGMINAQASNENVILSDTLGYQALNARAAKDTLLQRTAVLEDSQSASKAAITKRRNLERLKASSNINPAKVDDAISEMKEADSLEQSLSHRVNAISQNLHVSLRAHSRHAHEDIAVSLMEAARMSAMYHKQALKELESLRADISKVAPGAAPLDGLAVRGKSPAASRVQPTQPPFMSRAPPPPQPQFASPYAVQPPLTAQVGRQPPMARTPQPQIQPQPQAQPQIRPPIQPQAYPRNPYATQPPPPPPAPQSATPPFPSQSRSNSYVIQPPGSSSQSPYGPAPNAAGPSTSSQFSSRTPTSPPTTGFPVSDGTQSMFLSSGGNGAMQQRPHSAAPDAPGFAGASRAVDPLAGFPSRPSAAAPGMQGMAQSMFVPSQSQPQPQSQSQTSFRPYPGYYASQSQPLTPSAGPGPSNQVYQSSPMPLPFQPPQPPYQPGQGQFGQGYPVQNVQDYPGPQQQQQQPQQQVSPFPGPAGVQRAATIATERRKLDERKAAKMLAGGF from the exons ATGGACCCCCTCTCCCCTCCCGATGACATCAACGCCGGATGGACATCCCCCACCACCAGCCTCCGCTTCAACCAGCCATCTGCTGCGGACGGCACACCACCTGCATCCGCCAATTACTCTAATCGCAACGCCAGTGCCAGCGAGAACGCCAACGGCTTCGGCACATACACCAGCCAGGGACCCGGCGGTGGTGCCGTCGGTGGCGACGTAGGAGCTGGGTACAGGGAACCCGTCGTCTTCGGTGCACCCGGGATGGGACTTGTCAGCCCTCCGCCCGAGTCACAGTCTCAGCAAGAGACCGCAGCCGGTCCAGCTCAGCAGGAAAGAAATGTACCGCGAGTCTATCTCCGCGTAAGGATCGGAACATTGGAAAGGAATAAGAAGGATTTGTTGATCAGGTTTGATGCGAGT ACAAACCTATCAACCTACAATAATGGGATGTATAGGAACATGCAGAGGAGCTATGTCGAATTCCAAAAGTTTGCAGAGCAACTGTCGCTCGTTTGTCCTCAGA CTATCATACCTGCCCTTCCTTTGCCTTCCACATCAGCATCTAcagacgaagaagatgatagGCTTGTAAGGATCGCGCTGCAAAGATGGTTTTCCAGAGTCTGTGAGGATCCAGTGTTGATGAGGGAAGACGAAGTCAGGAGCTTTATTGAATCGAACTTTGGA TACTCCCCAATTCCTCCTCCTACAGTCAAGCGCACTCAGACAAACGTCCTCTCCGCCTTGACCAAAGTCGTCCGTCGAGGTCCTCTTGACGAAGACGACGAACTCTCATCTGCCAAAATCGCGCTGGACAAGCTCGAGGAGCGCTACGGCCACGCCGCCACTTGCATTAGCCATGTTGGCAAGGCTAGACGACAGCTAGCAAATAGCAATGCTGAATTAGGTGCAAAGATGGTCAGCCTCAGTACGGTGGAAAGCGAACCGAGTTTGGCTGGTGCAGAAAGGAAAATCGGAAGAGCGTGGGAACAAGTCTCGGGAATGATTAATGCTCAA GCGTCAAACGAAAATGTCATTCTTAGCGATACCTTGGGCTATCAAGCCCTCAATGCTCGCGCTGCCAAGGATACGCTTTTGCAAAGAACTGCGGTCCTTGAGGACTCTCAGTCAGCCAGCAAAGCCGCTATCACGAAGCGTAGGAATTTGGAACGTCTCAAGGCCAGTTCGAACATCAACCCTGCCAAAGTCGACGACGCTATCAGCGAGATGAAAGAG GCCGACAGCCTCGAACAATCTCTCTCCCATCGAGTAAACGCCATCTCGCAGAATCTTCATGTCTCCCTTAGAGCACACTCCCGCCACGCTCACGAGGATATCGCCGTCAGCTTAATGGAAGCCGCAAGAATGTCGGCAATGTACCATAAACAAGCACTTAAAGAACTGGAAAGCTTGAGAGCGGACATTAGCAAGGTAGCCCCTGGAGCGGCGCCCCTTGATGGCTTGGCCGTCAGGGGGAAATCACCTGCTGCTTCTCGGGTGCAGCCCACTCAGCCGCCGTTCATGTCGAGGGCTCCACCGCCACCTCAACCTCAATTTGCCTCGCCATATGCTGTCCAACCTCCTCTGACAGCGCAGGTGGGGCGCCAGCCGCCTATGGCGCGTACTCCTCAGCCCCAGATTCAACCGCAGCCTCAGGCTCAACCCCAAATCCGACCGCCAATCCAGCCTCAGGCTTACCCTCGGAACCCTTATGCCACCCAaccgccaccaccaccaccagctCCTCAATCTGCCACACCTCCTTTCCCATCCCAGTCCCGATCCAACTCTTACGTTATCCAACCTCCAGGTTCATCCTCCCAATCACCCTACGGTCCTGCACCCAACGCCGCCGGTCCTTCGACCTCTTCCCAATTCTCGTCACGTACACCGACTTCTCCACCTACAACTGGGTTCCCTGTTTCAGATGGGACGCAATCCATGTTCCTCTCTTCGGGAGGGAATGGAGCTATGCAGCAACGACCACATAGTGCTGCTCCTGATGCCCCTGGTTTCGCCGGTGCATCCAGGGCGGTCGATCCACTTGCAGGTTTCCCAAGTCGTCCCTCGGCGGCGGCGCCGGGCATGCAAGGGATGGCGCAAAGCATGTTCGTCCCTTCCCAATCCCAACCTCAACCTCAATCTCAATCTCAAACGAGTTTCCGACCCTACCCCGGTTATTACGCCTCTCAGTCTCAACCACTCACGCCCAGTGCCGGACCGGGTCCTTCGAACCAAGTTTATCAGTCGTCGCCAATGCCATTGCCATTCCAACCCCCGCAACCTCCGTACCAGCCCGGACAAGGTCAATTCGGCCAAGGATACCCCGTCCAAAATGTCCAAGACTATCCTGGCCcacagcaacagcagcagcagccacAGCAGCAAGTTTCACCATTCCCTGGTCCGGCTGGGGTACAAAGGGCGGCGACCATTGCGACTGAACGGAGAAAGTTGGATGAGAGGAAGGCGGCAAAGATGTTGGCTGGGGGATTCTAA